In Anser cygnoides isolate HZ-2024a breed goose chromosome Z, Taihu_goose_T2T_genome, whole genome shotgun sequence, a genomic segment contains:
- the ARRDC3 gene encoding arrestin domain-containing protein 3 isoform X2 has translation MVLGKVKSLTISFDCLNDSNVPVYSSGDTVSGRVNLEVTGEIRVKSLKIHARGHAKVRWTESRNAGSNTAYTQNYTEEVEYFNHKDVLIGQERDDDNSEEGLHTIQSGRHEYAFSFELPQTPLATSFEGRHGSVRYWVKAELHRPWLLPVKLKKEFTVFEHIDINTPSLLSPQAGTKEKTLCCWFCTSGPISLSAKIERKGYTPGESIQIFAEIENCSSRMVVPKAAIYQTQAFYAKGKMKEVKQLVANLRGESLSSGKTETWNGKVLKIPPVSPSILDCSIIRVEYSLMVYVDIPGAMDLFLNLPLVIGTIPLHPFGSRTSSVSSQCSMNMNWLGLTLPERPEAPPSYAEVVTEEQRQSSLAPLAACEDFERALQGPLFAYIQEFRFLPPPLYSEIDPNPDQPTDDRPSCPSR, from the exons ATGGTGCTGGGGAAGGTGAAGAGCTTGACGATAAGCTTCGACTGTCTGAACGACAGCAATGTCCCCGTGTACTCCAGCGGGGACACGGTCTCAGGAAGGGTCAACCTAGAAGTGACGGGGGAGATCCGGGTCAAGTCGCTCAAGATCCACGCGCGGGGGCACGCCAAGGTGCGCTGGACGGAGTCGCGGAACGCCGGCTCCAACACCGCCTACACGCAGAACTACACCGAGGAGGTCGAGTACTTCAACCACAAGGACGTCCTCATCGGCCAGGAGAGAG ATGATGACAACTCTGAGGAAGGCCTTCACACAATCCAGTCGGGAAGGCACGAATATGCATTCAGCTTCGAGCTTCCACAGAC ACCACTTGCTACCTCATTCGAAGGCAGACATGGCAGTGTGCGCTATTGGGTGAAAGCCGAATTGCATAGGCCTTGGCTTCTACCAGTAAAATTAAAGAAGGAATTTACAGTCTTTGAACATATAGATATCAACACTCCTTCATTACTG TCACCCCAAGCAGGCACAAAAGAAAAGACTCtctgttgttggttttgtacCTCAGGCCCAATATCCTTAAGTGCCAAAATTGAAAGGAAGGGCTACACCCCAG gtgAATCAATTCAGATTTTTGCTGAGATTGAGAACTGCTCTTCCCGTATGGTGGTGCCAAAGGCAGCCATTTACCAAACACAGGCATTTTATGCCAAGGGGAAAATGAAGGAAGTCAAACAGCTTGTTGCCAACCTGCGTGGAGAATCTTTGTCATCTGGCAAAACAGAAACCTGGAACGGCAAAGTGTTGAAGATTCCACCTGTTTCCCCTTCAATCCTTGACTGTAGTATAATCCGTGTGGAGTATTCACTGATG gtCTACGTCGATATTCCAGGAGCCATGGATTTATTCCTTAACTTACCACTGGTCATTGGTACCATTCCTCTACACCCATTTGGTAGCAGAACATCAAGTGTGAGCAGCCAGTGTAGCATGAACATGAATTGGCTTGGGCTGACACTGCCGGAAAGACCAGAAG cacctcctaGCTATGCAGAAGTGGTCACAGAGGAGCAAAGACAGTCCAGCCTTGCACCCTTAGCTGCTTGTGAAGACTTTGAGAGAGCTCTGCAAGGGCCATTATTTGCATACATCCAGGAGTTCCGTTTTCTGCCTCCACCCCTCTATTCAGAA ATTGATCCAAACCCAGATCAGCCCACAGATGACAGACCATCTTGCCCCTCTCGTTGA
- the ARRDC3 gene encoding arrestin domain-containing protein 3 isoform X1, which produces MVLGKVKSLTISFDCLNDSNVPVYSSGDTVSGRVNLEVTGEIRVKSLKIHARGHAKVRWTESRNAGSNTAYTQNYTEEVEYFNHKDVLIGQERDDDNSEEGLHTIQSGRHEYAFSFELPQTPLATSFEGRHGSVRYWVKAELHRPWLLPVKLKKEFTVFEHIDINTPSLLSPQAGTKEKTLCCWFCTSGPISLSAKIERKGYTPGESIQIFAEIENCSSRMVVPKAAIYQTQAFYAKGKMKEVKQLVANLRGESLSSGKTETWNGKVLKIPPVSPSILDCSIIRVEYSLMVYVDIPGAMDLFLNLPLVIGTIPLHPFGSRTSSVSSQCSMNMNWLGLTLPERPEELLFELRVPFPCSTS; this is translated from the exons ATGGTGCTGGGGAAGGTGAAGAGCTTGACGATAAGCTTCGACTGTCTGAACGACAGCAATGTCCCCGTGTACTCCAGCGGGGACACGGTCTCAGGAAGGGTCAACCTAGAAGTGACGGGGGAGATCCGGGTCAAGTCGCTCAAGATCCACGCGCGGGGGCACGCCAAGGTGCGCTGGACGGAGTCGCGGAACGCCGGCTCCAACACCGCCTACACGCAGAACTACACCGAGGAGGTCGAGTACTTCAACCACAAGGACGTCCTCATCGGCCAGGAGAGAG ATGATGACAACTCTGAGGAAGGCCTTCACACAATCCAGTCGGGAAGGCACGAATATGCATTCAGCTTCGAGCTTCCACAGAC ACCACTTGCTACCTCATTCGAAGGCAGACATGGCAGTGTGCGCTATTGGGTGAAAGCCGAATTGCATAGGCCTTGGCTTCTACCAGTAAAATTAAAGAAGGAATTTACAGTCTTTGAACATATAGATATCAACACTCCTTCATTACTG TCACCCCAAGCAGGCACAAAAGAAAAGACTCtctgttgttggttttgtacCTCAGGCCCAATATCCTTAAGTGCCAAAATTGAAAGGAAGGGCTACACCCCAG gtgAATCAATTCAGATTTTTGCTGAGATTGAGAACTGCTCTTCCCGTATGGTGGTGCCAAAGGCAGCCATTTACCAAACACAGGCATTTTATGCCAAGGGGAAAATGAAGGAAGTCAAACAGCTTGTTGCCAACCTGCGTGGAGAATCTTTGTCATCTGGCAAAACAGAAACCTGGAACGGCAAAGTGTTGAAGATTCCACCTGTTTCCCCTTCAATCCTTGACTGTAGTATAATCCGTGTGGAGTATTCACTGATG gtCTACGTCGATATTCCAGGAGCCATGGATTTATTCCTTAACTTACCACTGGTCATTGGTACCATTCCTCTACACCCATTTGGTAGCAGAACATCAAGTGTGAGCAGCCAGTGTAGCATGAACATGAATTGGCTTGGGCTGACACTGCCGGAAAGACCAGAAG AACTGTTGTTCGAACTGCGTGTACCTtttccctgcagcacctcctaG